One window of the Delphinus delphis chromosome 20, mDelDel1.2, whole genome shotgun sequence genome contains the following:
- the RPS16 gene encoding small ribosomal subunit protein uS9 isoform X1: MPAKGPLQSVQVFGRKKTATAVAHCKRGNGLIKVNGRPLEMIEPRTLQYKLLEPVLLLGKERFAGVDIRVRVKGGGHVAQIYGESQELGTWVEGGSYPWVFLKLMYLFCVCVSFSQQSASPSPKPWWPITRNTWMRLPRRRSKTSSSSMTGPCW, encoded by the exons ATGCCGGCTAAGGGCCCTCTGCAGTCGGTGCAGGTCTTCGGACGCAAG AAGACGGCCACGGCCGTGGCGCACTGCAAACGAGGTAACGGCCTCATCAAGGTAAACGGGCGTCCCCTGGAGATGATCGAACCTCGCACGCTGCAGTACAAG CTACTGGAACCTGTTCTGCTTCTGGGCAAGGAGCGATTTGCTGGTGTTGACATCCGTGTCCGAGTGAAGGGTGGTGGTCATGTAGCTCAGATTTATGGTGAGTCCCAGGAACTGGGCACATGGGTGGAAGGTGGGTCCTACCCTTGGGTGTTCCTAAAGTTGATgtaccttttttgtgtgtgtgtttctttctcacAGCAATCCGCCAGTCCATCTCCAAAGCCTTGGTGGCCTATTACCAGAAAT ACGTGGATGAGGCTTCCAAGAAGGAGATCAAAGACATCCTCATCCAGTATGACCGGACCCTGCTGGTAG
- the RPS16 gene encoding small ribosomal subunit protein uS9 isoform X2: MPAKGPLQSVQVFGRKKTATAVAHCKRGNGLIKVNGRPLEMIEPRTLQYKLLEPVLLLGKERFAGVDIRVRVKGGGHVAQIYAIRQSISKALVAYYQKYVDEASKKEIKDILIQYDRTLLVADPRRCESKKFGGPGARARYQKSYR, from the exons ATGCCGGCTAAGGGCCCTCTGCAGTCGGTGCAGGTCTTCGGACGCAAG AAGACGGCCACGGCCGTGGCGCACTGCAAACGAGGTAACGGCCTCATCAAGGTAAACGGGCGTCCCCTGGAGATGATCGAACCTCGCACGCTGCAGTACAAG CTACTGGAACCTGTTCTGCTTCTGGGCAAGGAGCGATTTGCTGGTGTTGACATCCGTGTCCGAGTGAAGGGTGGTGGTCATGTAGCTCAGATTTATG CAATCCGCCAGTCCATCTCCAAAGCCTTGGTGGCCTATTACCAGAAAT ACGTGGATGAGGCTTCCAAGAAGGAGATCAAAGACATCCTCATCCAGTATGACCGGACCCTGCTGGTAGCTGATCCCCGTCGCTGCGAATCCAAAAAGTTTGGAGGTCCTGGTGCCCGTGCTCGCTACCAGAAATCCTACCGTTAA
- the PLEKHG2 gene encoding pleckstrin homology domain-containing family G member 2: MPEGARGLGLSKPSPSLGRRGEVCDCAAVCETQTAAPATPAMASPRGSGSSTSLSTVGSEGDPAPGPTPACLASRPEPLPGPPIRLHLSPVGTPASAKPSRLERVAREIVETERAYVRDLRSIVEDYLGPLLDGGVLGLSAEQVGTLFANIEDIYEFSSELLEDLEGSSSAGGIAECFVQRSEDFDIYTLYCMNYPSSLALLRELSVSPPAALWLQERQAQLHHSLPLQSFLLKPVQRILKYHLLLQELGKHWVEGPDAGGRELVEEAIVSMTAVAWYINDMKRKQEHAARLQEVQRRLGGWTGPELSAFGELVLEGAFRGGGGGGPRLRGGERLLFLFSRMLLVAKRRGPEYTYKGHIFCCNLSVTESPRDPLGFKVSDLTIPKHRHLLQAKNQEEKRLWIHCLQRLFFENHPASIPAKAKQVLLENSLHCAPKSKSIPEPLTPPLGSPRPRDARSFTPGRRNTAPSPGPATTRRGRRQSEPLKDPYVMFPQNAKPRLKHTGSEGELYPPLEPLPPVPASEPPEDLEDTGPPTLDPSGTSITEEILELLNQRGLRDPGCPLQPPPHDIPKFPGDSQVPGDSDTLAFQALPSRDSSEEEEEEELDTDERGPSPLHVLEGLESSIAAEIPDIPSLSKSPDVPNLPEIPSLSEIPQMPRLPSLSDISSVFEMPCLPAIPSVPDIPSLSNAPTLPCDSWLQGPLQEPDEALATRRELFPGSSSGKLGEPSSESRAGQEEGEGVSYPAFQPRDVTQGQEFPDELEFRPCSEIRSAWRALEQGQPARPGFPEPLLILEDSDLSGGSGSGKAGAPTSERSASRVRELARLYSERIQQMQRAETRASANAPRRRPRALAQPQLLPCLPREQAEPGPLPAFGHVLVCELAFSLTCAQESVPLSPAAQVQAATAVTKQRGCLDGQRLNVSSLPEQHHLGIQVPAATPLPEQGGLWNIRIPATTPLPKQEDPPNGQMPAITTLPDQGGHPEIRVPAATPLPEHRGHVDIPVPSTTSFPEQGCHVDIQVPITPALPKRGSCSDVMALAATPTPKREGHLDSQSSTNTPLTKQGDSRAVQSPATACGQAVDPLLIHRSSLDPQIPADTPVPLQHDLPDIQVPGTSPLPAHGGHLDHQTPANTLPSLPRDLPHFQVPAAVPSPQPQGLTDTQVQALPPLPQQGGLPDIQGPAAAPLLEEQSLTDLQGQKLTPLLEQKSLTNDHVPAAPPLPEQGGPRDIQGLLPTRVQTTVVLSKQGGHAVSHVARSESSDLSPPHSPPLTTRQLLGSNAAALSRYLAASYISQSLARRQGPGGEAPPASRGPWPSSAPTSRAPSPPPQPQPPAPPARRLSYATTVNIHVGGGGRLQPAKAQVRLNHPALLATPQESVGLRRAQGAPDAPFHM; the protein is encoded by the exons ATGCCCGAAGGAGCCCGTGGACTGGGCCTGTCCAAACCCAGCCCTAGCCTCGGCCGCAGAGGTGAAGTGTGTGACTGTGCGGCTGTGTGTGAGACTCAGACAG CAGCCCCTGCAACCCCCGCCATGGCCTCCCCCCGAGGTTCTGGGAGCTCCACATCCCTGAGCACAGTGGGCTCAGAGGGGGACCCGGCTCCGGGGCCCACCCCAGCCTGCTTGGCCTCCAGGCCAGAGCCCCTTCCGGGGCCCCCCATCCGCCTGCATCTGTCGCCCGTGGGGACCCCAGCTTCGGCGAAACCCTCGAGGCTGGAGCGTGTGGCCCGTGAGATCGTGGAGACGGAGCGGGCCTATGTCCGGGACCTCCGCAGCATCGTGGAG GACTACTTGGGCCCTCTGCTGGACGGCGGGGTTCTGGGGCTGAGCGCGGAGCAGGTGGGCACGCTGTTTGCCAACATTGAGGACATCTACGAGTTCAGCAG CGAGCTCCTGGAGGACCTGGAGGGCAGCAGCAGTGCCGGGGGCATCGCCGAGTGCTTCGTGCAGAGG AGCGAGGATTTTGACATCTACACGTTGTACTGCATGAACTACCCGAG CTCCCTGGCCCTGCTCCGGGAGCTGTCAGTGTCTCCGCCAGCAGCCCTGTGGCTGCAGGAGCGCCaggcccagctccaccactcACTGCCCCTGCAGAGCTTCCTGCTGAAGCCTGTTCAGCGCATCCTCAAGTACCATCTGCTGCTGCAG gagctAGGCAAGCACTGGGTGGAGGGCCCAGACGCCGGGGGCCGCGAGTTGGTGGAGGAGGCTATCGTGTCCATGACAGCGGTCGCCTGGTACATCAATGACATGAAACGCAAGCAGGAGCACGCTGCGCGCCTCCAG GAGGTGCAGCGGCGGCTGGGTGGCTGGACCGGTCCGGAGCTCAGTGCTTTTGGCGAGCTGGTGCTGGAGGGCGCATTCCGAGGTGGTGGAGGGGGCGGCCCCCGACTTCGAGGGGGTGAACGGCTGCTCTTTCTGTTCTCACGGATGCTGCTCGTGGCCAAGCGCCGGGGACCAGAATACACATACAAGGGCCACATCTTC TGTTGCAACCTGAGTGTGACTGAGAGCCCTCGAGACCCTCTAGGGTTCAAGGTGTCTGATCTGACCATTCCCAAGCACAGACACCTGCTCCAG gccaAGAACCAAGAAGAGAAGAGGCTGTGGATTCACTGTCTCCAGCGCCTCTTCTTTGAGAATCACCCCGCCTCCATCCCTGCCAAG GCAAAACAAGTTCTCCTTGAAAACAGCCTGCACT gtgCTCCTAAAAGTAAGTCTATCCCAGAGCCCCTGACACCTCCACTTGGGTCTCCCCGACCTCGAGATGCTAGAAGTTTCACCCCTGGACGAAGGAACACAG CTCCATCTCCAGGACCCGCCACTACCCGCCGTGGCCGCAGACAGTCTG AGCCCCTGAAGGACCCTTACGTCATGTTTCCACAGAACG CTAAGCCTAGACTCAAG CACACTGGCAGTGAGGGGGAGCTCTACCCGCCCTTAGAGCCTCTGCCACCAGTTCCAGCTTCTGAACCCCCTGAGGACCTGGAGGACACTGGGCCCCCCACGCTGGACCCCTCTGGGACctcaatcactgaagaaatcctgGAGCTGCTAAACCAAAGAGGCCTCCGGGATCCAGGG TGCCCACTACAGCCACCCCCCCATGACATTCCCAAGTTCCCCGGAGATTCCCAGGTGCCAGGCGACAGTGACACCCTCGCATTCCAAGCCCTGCCCAGCCGGGACTCttcagaagaggaggaggaagaagagctgGATACGGATGAACGGGGCCCTTCCCCACTCCACGTCCTAGAGGGGCTTGAAAGTTCCATTGCGGCTGAAATTCCTGACATTCCCAGCCTTTCCAAAAGTCCTGATGTACCCAACCTCCCTGAAATTCCCAGCCTTTCTGAAATTCCCCAAATGCCCCGCCTTCCCAGTCTCTCTGACATTTCCAGTGTTTTTGAAATGCCCTGCCTTCCAGCCATACCCAGTGTCCCCGACATTCCTAGTCTCTCCAacgctcccaccctcccctgtGACTCCTGGCTCCAGGGACCTCTGCAGGAGCCGGATGAGGCTCTAGCCACCAGGAGAGAGCTCTTCCCTGGAAGCAGTTCTGGAAAACTGGGAGAGCCCTCCTCAGAAAGCAGGGCAGGCCAAGAGGAGGGTGAAGGAGTATCATACCCAGCTTTCCAGCCCCGGGATGTCACCCAAGGTCAGGAATTCCCAGATGAGCTGGAGTTCCGCCCTTGCTCAGAAATCCGGAGTGCCTGGCGGGCACTGGAGCAGGGGCAGCCGGCCCGGCCAGGTTTCCCAGAGCCGCTGCTGATCCTGGAGGATTCAGATCTAAGTGGAGGCAGCGGAAGCGGGAAGGCAGGAGCCCCAACTTCGGAGAGGTCAGCGTCCCGAGTGCGAGAGTTGGCCCGGCTTTACAGCGAGCGGATCCAGCAGATGCAGCGGGCTGAGACCCGGGCATCAGCCAACGCCCCCCGCCGCCGGCCACGGGCTCTGGCCCAGCCGCAGCTGTTGCCCTGCCTGCCCCGTGAGCAGGCTGAGCCAG GGCCCCTGCCTGCCTTTGGACATGTGCTCGTATGTGAGCTGGCCTTCTCGCTGACCTGCGCCCAGGAATCTGTCCCCCTAAGCCCTGCTGCCCAGGTTCAAGCTGCCACAGCTGTGACTAAGCAGCGAGGCTGCCTGGACGGCCAGCGTCTAAATGTTTCAAGTTTGCCTGAGCAACACCATCTGGGCATCCAGGTTCCAGCTGCTACCCCTCTGCCTGAGCAAGGAGGCCTCTGGAATATCCGGATTCCAGCCACCACACCTTTGCCCAAGCAGGAAGACCCCCCCAACGGCCAGATGCCAGCTATTACAACTTTGCCGGATCAAGGAGGCCACCCGGAAATCCGAGTTCCAGCTGCCACTCCTTTGCCGGAGCATAGAGGCCACGTGGATATACCGGTTCCATCTACCACCTCTTTTCCTGAGCAAGGATGCCACGTGGACATCCAAGTTCCAATCACCCCAGCTTTGCCTAAGCGGGGAAGTTGCTCTGATGTCATGGCTTTAGCCGCCACTCCTACGCCCAAGCGAGAAGGCCACCTGGACAGCCAGAGCTCAACCAACACCCCGTTAACTAAGCAAGGAGATTCTAGGGCTGTTCAGTCCCCAGCCACTGCCTGTGGCCAAGCCGTCGATCCTTTGCTTATACACAGAAGCAGCCTAGACCCTCAGATCCCAGCTGACACCCCAGTGCCCTTGCAACACGACCTCCCTGACATTCAGGTTCCGGGTACCTCACCTTTGCCTGCACATGGAGGCCACCTAGACCATCAGACCCCAGCCAACACTCTGCCGTCCTTGCCCCGGGACCTCCCACACTTTCAGGTTCCAGCTGCCGTACCTTCCCCGCAGCCACAAGGCCTCACGGACACCCAGGTCCAAGCCCTCCCACCTTTGCCCCAGCAGGGAGGCCTCCCGGACATCCAGGGTCCAGCTGCTGCGCCTCTGCTTGAGGAGCAAAGCCTCACAGACCTCCAGGGTCAGAAACTGACACCTTTGTTGGAGCAGAAGAGCCTCACCAACGACCATGTTCCAGCTGCCCCACCTTTGCCTGAGCAAGGGGGCCCTCGGGACATTCAGGGCCTGTTACCCACCCGAGTCCAGACCACGGTGGTTTTGTCTAAACAAGGAGGCCACGCGGTCTCTCACGTTGCCAGGTCAGAGTCGTCAGACTTGAGCCCACCCCACAGTCCCCCACTCACAACCCGGCAGCTCCTGGGCTCCAACGCAGCTGCCCTGTCAAGATACCTGGCAGCCTCATACATCAGCCAGAGCCTGGCGCGGCGGCAAGGGCCTGGAGGAGAGGCTCCCCCGGCCTCCCGGGGCCCTTGGCCCTCCTCCGCCCCCACGTCACGGGCACCTTCACCGCCACCCCAGCCTCAACCCCCAGCGCCCCCAGCCAGGAGGCTCAGCTACGCCACCACGGTCAACATCCACGTCGGGGGTGGCGGGCGGCTACAGCCAGCCAAGGCCCAGGTCAGGTTGAACCACCCTGCTCTCTTGGCAACCCCCCAGGAATCAGTGGGCCTTCGCAGAGCCCAGGGGGCTCCCGACGCCCCTTTCCACATGTGA
- the ZFP36 gene encoding mRNA decay activator protein ZFP36 has protein sequence MDLTAIYETLQLLSPDLPSDHGETESSSAWASSGLWSLGSPDSSSSGVAARLPGRSTSLVEGRSCGWVPPPPGFAPLAPRPGPELSPSPTSPTATPTTSSRYKTELCRTFSESGRCRYGAKCQFAHGLGELRQASRHPKYKTELCHKFYLQGRCPYGSRCHFIHNPSEDLGASGHPHVLRQSISFSGLPSGRRTSPPPAGLAALSLSSCSFSPSSSPPPPPGDLPLSPSAFSAAPGTPVARRDPTPACCPSCRRATPSSVWGPLGGLARSPSAHSLGSDPDEYASSGSSLGGSDSPVFEAGVFGPPQPSAAPRRLPIFNRISVSE, from the exons ATGGATCTCACCGCCATCTACGAG ACCCTCCAGTTGCTGAGCCCTGACCTGCCTTCCGACCACGGAGAGACTGAGTCCAGCTCGGCCTGGGCCTCCTCGGGACTCTGGAGCCTCGGCTCACCCGACTCCAGCTCGTCTGGGGTGGCTGCCCGCCTGCCTGGCCGCTCCACCAGCCTGGTGGAGGGTCGCAGCTGCGGCtgggtgccccctcccccaggcttcgCGCCCCTGGCTCCCCGTCCAGGCCCTGAGCTGTCGCCCTCACCCACCTCGCCTACTGCGACCCCCACCACCTCCTCCCGCTACAAGACCGAGCTATGTCGGACCTTCTCAGAAAGCGGGCGCTGCCGCTATGGGGCCAAGTGCCAGTTTGCCCACGGCCTGGGTGAGCTGCGCCAGGCCAGTCGCCACCCCAAGTACAAGACGGAACTGTGCCACAAGTTCTACCTCCAGGGCCGCTGCCCCTACGGCTCGCGCTGCCACTTCATCCACAACCCCAGCGAGGACCTGGGTGCCTCCGGCCACCCCCACGTGCTGCGCCAGAGCATCAGCTTCTCAGGCCTGCCCTCAGGCCGCCGAACCTCGCCACCACCAGCAGGCCTAGCAGCCCTTTCCCTGTCCTCGTGTTCCTTCTCACCCTCcagctccccaccaccaccacccgggGACCTTCCACTTTCACCCTCTGCCTTCTCTGCTGCCCCAGGGACCCCGGTGGCCCGAAGggaccccaccccagcctgtTGTCCTTCCTGCCGAAGGGCCACCCCCAGCAGCGTCTGGGGGCCCTTGGGTGGCTTGGCTCGGAGCCCCTCTGCGcactccctgggatctgatccTGACGAATAtgccagcagcggcagcagcctgGGGGGATCTGACTCGCCTGTCTTCGAGGCCGGGGTTTTTGGGCCACCCCAACCATCTGCAGCCCCCAGGAGACTCCCCATCTTCAATCGTATCTCCGTTTCGGAGTGA
- the MED29 gene encoding mediator of RNA polymerase II transcription subunit 29 — MAASQQQASAASSAASVSGPGSAGGSGPQQQPQPPTQLVGPAQSGLLQQQQQDFDPVQRYKMLIPQLKESLQTLMKVAAQNLIQNTNIDNGQKSSDGPIQRFDKCLEEFYALCDQLELCLRLAHECLSQSCDSAKHSPTLVPTATKPDAVQPDSLPYPQYLAVIKAQIACAKDIHTALLDCANKVTGKTPAPPTGPGGAL, encoded by the exons ATGGCTGCCTCCCAGCAGCAGGCTTCCGCGGCTTCCTCTGCCGCTAGTGTGTCAGGTCCGGGTTCGGCCGGTGGCTCGGGTCCCCAGCAGCAACCACAACCACCAACACAGCTTGTGGGACCTGCCCAGAGCGGGCTTTTGCAGCAACAGCAACAGGACTTCGATCCTGTGCAGCGCTATAAGATGCTCATCCCGCAGCTGAAGGAAAGTCTGCAG aCCTTGATGAAGGTTGCAGCCCAGAACTTGATTCAGAACACTAACATTGACAATGGACA GAAGAGCAGCGATGGACCCATTCAGCGCTTTGACAAGTGTCTGGAGGAGTTCTACGCACTCTGTGACCAGCTAGAGCTCTGCCTG CGCCTGGCCCATGAGTGCCTGTCACAGAGTTGCGACAGTGCCAAGCACTCTCCGACACTGGTGCCCACAGCCACCAAGCCTGACGCCGTCCAGCCTGACAGCCTGCCCTATCCGCAGTACCTGGCGGTCATCAAAGCCCAGATTGCCTGTGCCAAGGACATTCACACTGCCCTGCTGGACTGCGCCAACAAGGTCACAGGCAAGACGCCTGCACCGCCTACGGGCCCGGGGGGCGCCCTGTGa